TTCGGTGTTGTATTGGTGCCGGCCGGTTATTTGTTTAGTGCAACTCGCGAAAAGCTACGCGGTTCACTGAAAAGTTATTGCGAGGAGGTTGAGGAAACTCTAATTACTGGTCAACGCAGGTTAGTGTGGGAACGAAGGGAGAGACTCGCCATGGACATCCTTTTCAAACCACTCGGTTGCCCACATCAACTGGCGATAATCATCGCTATGATCGAGTAGTTCCCTGGGAATGTGACTTATGGATTTTCACGTTCGCTTTAAAGACTAAAAGAGATGTGCAATCGGAACAGGTGCTTCGCTTGGATCGAGAATTCCAATCGCATCTCATCTGAAGTGCTCGTTCGTCGCTTTTGTCTGGTCACTGCGTGGTCACTGCATCAATGGTGAATTCAACTATACTACAGTACTATTTGTGGCATGGGAAACATGAGCCCCATATGTGGAAATACTAGTCGTAATTGGCATCTCTGTGAGGGCAATTGCTATCTATCACTTTACATGAGGTCCCGTCCATAGTTCAAGGATACAAACGTTCGGAAATCGGATATCGCAGGAGAAATCGCAACAGTCTGAAATACGagggtggggggggggagaaGAAGATAAGCGCGTAATTGCTTGATGATTAAAGTAACCTGTTGTTTTGAACAACTAAGCAACTAAACGTCTTCAAAGCTCCAAAGCACACCAGTTCCTGACGATCCAGTACTGCGGAGTAAATCCAACAATTACCACTGCATGATTAATGGTTGTTCCACACTCGCCGTCAAAGATTCCTTAAAGGCGGTGAACACACAGAATTTCGGAGGCAGATGTTTCGTTGGGTTTCTGAGAAGGATCCTCCTAATCGGTGGATCCTGTTACTTGGGTAGTTATTTAGATTCTCAAACTGACCAAGAAAGATTCTTTTTATTGCAAAACAAACTCTGTCTCATCTCGAGCAGGTATCAGTACAATGGGTCAATCACTGTCTCTTCAAGCATAACATTCACAGACCTCTTCACAGAGTGTTTTGAGCCTCAAAATATCCACATAGCGAAGATTCCGAAAAATTCGCGGGGTACACGTTGCTCGGTCACTACCCGAAAGTGAATAGCGTGCTAATGTAcgggtcccacgtcgattcgaGCTCCCACCCCactgcactgcttcgagcgcagccgcttacgtaactgcaccttGCTTCGTGCcgttttgacgcgactatatgtttttttttatacgaATAAGAGGACAAGTGTTCGAAATGTTCATTGGTCTAGGAGTAGGGAGGAGAATTCCTACGactaaaatttctattttcgtcGTCGTTGCAACTCTCCTGAGTATTAGAAAGATCCTCCTTAGTAGTTGACAACAACTAAAAATTCATAGCATTTGCAAAACATTTGCTTACCTTCGGAGTAACTATTAGATATTTGAGTTTTCGGTCATTCCCACAGCTACTGGACCTCTACGTACACATTACTCCAAAGGCTGGAATAGTTAAACTTTGAAGATCGGTCCTGCGTTCACTCCTATATTTGTGGGATCATTTCCagcactttcaaatttttgtatgTGGTGACCGCATGTGAACATAATAGGTGTTAGCATGAACCGGCGTCAAGGAGTTTCTTTACCATAGTTGACAAAAATTCGACAGCGGAATCACGAAAAAACAGTTGATCGCTCTTTCAGGAAGAGTAGAACAGAGTACACTCCTCAGAATTGGCCAGTATGTCAGACAAGTCACAACAGATCCCGATGCAGCAAAAAAGtacgttatttttttcaacacaagTGTTTTAAGAGTTGGAAGTTCACCGTATTTAGCAAAGCATATGCAGAATCGTTTAATGCAGAGACGTAGCCCGAATCGGAACTTTTCATTCGCGGTATTACTGCAGCTGAAGATAACTGACATGTCGACGACTCCTGAAAATACGAAATTTATCCCAACGTACAGACGTCCAATATCAATAAAATACCAACATTTACAGTTCTAAAGTGGCTAGCTGAGAGTTTTGCTAATTTCAATAGTAGACATTGATGGGACTACTTATATAcggggtgcgggacaagaggtacccgtgaaaaaaGGCGACCGCTCTTGTCCTCACTTCGGCAGCGCGCTCCTCCGTATAATTACGGCTGCCTCTCCACCAGGGACTGAAGAACAAATTGTCgaagcgaattctgatgtatgGATATactaaactaagcgcatattattggggaTAAAAGAGAAcgaagtagatccttctatccaatgtaactttacataagtaaaaattatctaaaaggatgctccagggaaaagaataacatgcatatgttttcacacatctcataatttaacacatttcatccGCTAAGGCTTCTATATAAattagcagtgcataagtatgtgtttgtcactatgccattcaacgaattcgtgttcaactttcaactgcagcagctataataacagcaactttatgcgcttattactttgtatacattctttaaattcCTTTCTAcaatttaccttttcaaaattttacatagatataatgtttataatgaacgcatgtcaaatatttcaatacttgcctgtacgttttatacagctttataaaataaaactttgtatggttcttcaaatttctttcaacagcgttttgtcgcttcatttctatttattctggataaaatcaatatgacaagCTAGGTGTATTAGTTGCGAACAGAGAcatttgtatcttcgagatatacctttaggtactgTGTATGtttgcgaggcattattcgcgcctcgttaatcgttggatgccagttttacccatctaaacaagcaaaaagaaacccttagaaagcgaaaaaaaagtaaaggagatagcataacaccgatcagttccaaattttttgaaacaaggagatagcataacaccgatcagttccaaattttttgaaacatctctcgTATTTccagagatggatgagtgttttcctCCTTACAAGtcgaaacaggataatttcagtttcactcgcatttctaaatggcatatcacttacacaaacctatttcattctttccttcttttatattaacttacaggcacactttatgtagaccttcaaacaacatctaatacctgttactttcctttccgttcgacgttaaaagcgcatcataagagcctCTGTTTCGAAATTTGTTGACGTTAAGTTCCTTCTAATCAGACTCCTGATTTAACTTTCGAGAATAATCCACAAACCCAAAATATTCTGATACGTCCATGAAAAGAGCTCTCAGTTTTCCTGGCAGTGCAACTCTTGGCCCTTgtagtagtaaaaaaatgaagctagTGAAGTTGTTTTCACCATTTATGCAGAGATTTCAGAATTAACttcgtttgtttttaatttatcaATCTTGTGGGTGTAGTGTTGCTTTTCTGATAGAATCCGATAAATGGAGCCCAAAAAACAGTAATGTAAACAAACATAGTAGGCAAAACAACATCATTTGGAGGAGGTTTCATTTCACATCGGGTGTTGCCAAGAACTGGATTTCGCAGAAAGTTAGTGCGGTTGTGGTGGTATCAAACGCTAAAAACTGCTAAGGTAAGTAGTCATTACGCTAAAAACACCGGTGCAATCCCTAAAGCAACAATTTCTACGTATGGTAAGCTTACAACTATTCAACAGAGAACCAACCAAGAATAAAAGCTTCTGGAAACCGTTTTCTCGTTAAGTAAAACGGGCTGTATGCGAAAGAGTTAACAGATTCTTAGCTGCACCATCTTACCCTTGGAAGAAATGATTCAcatttcagagtttttatcTTAACGTCCTGAGATTCGTCTGACCCTGCGCATCCAGATCCTGTCTTATTCGTTTTGCCCCCATCTACGTGCgtgaaattctgaagaaaggaGCCCGGCTCTCAGTTCTGCTACTGCAAAATCACTGTAGATATTATCAACAAATACTGTTCTCTGCAGGAGTTCATCAAGTCCTTTACTGCAGGTTTATGAGAAGCAAaagcatttttatttcagtttttgaaTTTGCGGTACTTTCCAATTAGGTTCTTTTATGGGGATTGATGGAGGTATCACGgaaaccttttctttttttcattccactCGTACTTGTTGTGAGGGTAGGGCGTAGCCCACTTGATGGAACGTTTGAGTGCGACTGCACGGTAAATGGTTCGAAATTTATCTAGAGCCAACTAGAGCAGCAATCCAGCGTTCCGGTAtcaataaattggcaccagagtTGTTTAAGAGGATGAAAGTACTGACTTGATAGATCGGCCACCCTTCGGAAGTGATAGTATAGGTTAGACAtgcattcataaacctcaaagaattttgaattgtACCCGAACGCATTGGCATATCGCATCGATACTTCCGGAAACTTTCTTTTTAGCCATATAAGACTCCCACATTTTACTTATAGTGATAATGATTGATAAGTCGTAATCATCTAGGCAAGTTTGTAACTGTTTTTATATCACAGCAACACCTAATATTagatatagtcgagtcaaaaggacatgaagcacggagcttttgcgtacgcgctcgaagcggcgcggtgaaagCAGCAGTTTAAACCGAGGTGgggccgtcgcaaactgcagcgatggatggtgccagcaagggcaATTGTCCCAGATTCTACTATATATCAGAATCAGAAACATCGCAGTACAGTAACACTGCAATACAGTGtgtgttttattttgataactataaaaaatatagcctctttttgtttccttgaTAACTTTCACGTTATTGCTTCATGAAAATGACAAGTATTTGAGTATGTATTTGCAGCAAATCACTTTTAATACATATTTCCACCGAAGATGCTTGACTACGATGACAAGGAAGTAAAAGGCTGGTTGATTTAACTATGATCAGTGGTACTCTGCTAAGaatatgtcatttttttccagtacaaaaaacaaacattcaaGAAATTGATAAGAATAAGATGGCTCTTGCAAGGGCGAAGGtaaaaaaggcaaaagatGCAAGGTAAGATTCGAAGAAGACCCAGTAGAAACGAAGCTGAGATTGCATTTCCCCTATTTCTCAGGCAACAGGCTAAgctggaggaaaaaaattgggtgGAATTCCGAAAACTGCAAGTAACTTcacattttatatttctacTCGGCGACATTTACACCTATGTCGACGGTTCCGTTCAGGTGCTCTACGACTGTCGCCCGAAATCTCGAGCTGCTTCACGGCGGGAAGACGATGTGAGAGATATATTAACGGGTTATATTACTACTAATTCGTTTGGGAGAAAACAAGGATCACCCTTAGTGCGGGAACGAAGAATTGCAAATGTTTATCTTAGAGGTTCAGCTCCAAACATCTTCAaacaatggttttttttttctcgtttataCATTTGTGGAATTGTAAAAATGTTGAGCATAGAAGCATAGAAGCAGAGAATCAGCCATGAATCCATCCGCATCTAAAGATAGGCACCACATCGGTTCTTAGCTTCGAGTTTAGTTTGCTACACGTATTCTCTCGACTAATCAGCTGTGATCCTTCTAGTAAAGGAAAAGCGTTGAGAGAATTGGctataacacaaaaaaatgtagatgGTCGTGGATAAGGTGTAAAGGAACATTCCATTgtttgaaaatggagaaaaaaggttttttagCATGCAAAATTGCTGTTTTCTGATAGAAGACGGCTTTTGTGTATTCTACTTTTCAAAgcttcctctatttttttgggaatgattattatttctggaaggaaaTCTCTGAAATATGAAGGGTCATACAAGTCGATCATGCTGAGAGTGCTTTTCCAATTTCTCCAGTGGTGCACAACATTTTTGCATACATATAGACAGTCAAAGGCATCAGCAGCCATATTTAGTCGTTTCCTCGACGTCGCCGTGGTGTTTCTATGGGTTTCGGCGAGCGAAAAGCTTATTTTCTCGCAATACGCCCAAACCCTCACTACGCGACATggtttggaaagaagaaaaattggcaGAACAAGGACAAGcaaaagaaagataagaagCCACGAGAAAAATGTAGATCAAAGTTAGTTATATTATCGTCTTTGATTGTGCTGTAGTGTTCGGTTGTTTGTGCATTTTACACTTTTGAACCAACTTTAGGCCAAGCTCGTCTGCCACTGCGTCTCCTCAACAACAGGCGAATGTCGTCGTTGAGGCAACAACTGCTATCATAGGGTCAGAAGATGACGGTGGGAACTAGactcgaatttttcaattttcagaacTCACCAATGTCGTTTTTTAGATGCAGCTATGGAGAAGAAAGGTAATCATGCTCTCAATCCACTTGTGAACGGAATCCCGTTTTGGACAGTTCCagagtgagatttttttt
This is a stretch of genomic DNA from Necator americanus strain Aroian chromosome II, whole genome shotgun sequence. It encodes these proteins:
- a CDS encoding hypothetical protein (NECATOR_CHRII.G7548.T1), which produces MLDYDDKEVKVQKTNIQEIDKNKMALARAKVKKAKDARQQAKLEEKNWVEFRKLQVLYDCRPKSRAASRREDDSFPRRRRGVSMGFGERKAYFLAIRPNPHYATWFGKKKNWQNKDKQKKDKKPREKCRSKPSSSATASPQQQANVVVEATTAIIGSEDDDAAMEKKGNHALNPLVNGIPFWTVPEEEEEPNEEDLPIDRELIEKVLDGTFNIASNTLERKRFDPYSETESFKKLDKFFTRELIIGDTVKTVINLLEEPNENRKTESSRKRLVTWGTKVLVSMFDVNNRKVTVPENLQLEPLKDVVRTPTTNTVTKEI